One genomic segment of Gossypium arboreum isolate Shixiya-1 chromosome 3, ASM2569848v2, whole genome shotgun sequence includes these proteins:
- the LOC108475246 gene encoding ABC transporter G family member 1-like produces the protein MAENLNPMPGSDTGSRSNRFMEDGVFLTWDDLWVTVAGGRPILQGLAGYAHPGELLAIMGPSGCGKSTLLDTLAGRQGPKTRQGGDILINGRKQVLAYGTSAYVTQDDALISTLTVREAVYYSAQLQLPDTMAKSEKNERAEMTIREMGLQDSMDTRIGGWGAKGLSGGQKRRVSICIEILTRPKLLFLDEPTSGLDSAGSYYVMSRIASMNQKDNIGRTIIASIHQPSAEVFQLFANLYLLSAGKTVYFGPVSAANEFFALNGFPCPSLHNPSDHFLKTINKDFEKDIELGFANGIPTQEVIDILVKSYKSSDIYQMVQKEIAQICKQGGGALQKNKRRSGLFNQCHVLTRRSFINMSRDLGYYWLRLGIYISLSIVLGSVFVHIGMDNGSIQARGSLMMFVASFLTFMAIGGFPSFVEEMKVFERERLNGHYGVTPFVIGNTLSALPFLALVALIPGAITYFLPRLHPGYQHFLFFVIIIFACMMLVESLMMIVASVVPNFLMGIIVGAGIQGLMILVGGFFRLPSDLPKPVFKFPLYYIAFHKYAYQGLFKNEFVGLTFPNNVQAGNGSSPTITGEEILKQTWRIEMTYSKWVDLAILFAMVVLYRTLFLIIIKTTEKKKAVIGKFMSATWKDKAQVTKANVVPESSTKKREG, from the exons ATGGCTGAAAACCTTAATCCAATGCCAGGGAGTGACACAGGTAGCCGAAGTAACAGGTTCATGGAGGATGGAGTGTTCTTGACTTGGGACGATTTGTGGGTCACGGTTGCTGGTGGAAGACCGATCCTTCAGGGACTGGCTGGCTACGCCCACCCTGGTGAGCTGTTGGCTATAATGGGTCCTTCGGGTTGTGGCAAGTCCACACTTCTTGATACCTTAGCAGGGAGACAGGGTCCCAAAACAAGGCAAGGAGGAGATATTCTTATCAACGGACGTAAACAAGTCTTGGCTTATGGAACATCT GCATATGTAACCCAAGACGATGCGTTGATTTCAACACTGACTGTAAGAGAAGCTGTTTACTACTCAGCTCAGCTTCAGTTACCGGATACAATGGCCAAATCTGAGAAGAATGAGAGAGCCGAAATGACGATCAGAGAAATGGGTTTGCAAGACTCGATGGATACTAGGATTGGTGGGTGGGGTGCTAAGGGATTAAGCGGTGGCCAAAAGAGGAGAGTTAGCATTTGCATTGAAATATTGACACGCCCTAAGCTTTTGTTCTTGGATGAACCCACTAGTGGGCTTGACAGTGCTGGTTCATATTATGTGATGAGCAGAATCGCAAGCATGAATCAGAAAGATAATATTGGAAGAACAATCATTGCGTCCATCCATCAGCCTAGCGCTGAAGTATTTCAACTATTCGCCAATCTTTACCTTTTATCTGCAGGCAAAACTGTGTACTTTGGTCCTGTTTCTGCAGCAAACGAA TTTTTTGCTTTAAATGGATTCCCTTGCCCGAGCCTCCATAACCCATCTGATCACTTCCTCAAAACCATTAACAAGGATTTTGAAAAG GATATTGAGCTAGGGTTTGCTAATGGAATCCCCACACAGGAAGTTATTGATATCCTAGTGAAGTCATATAAGTCTTCTGATATATACCAAATGGTTCAGAAAGAGATTGCTCAGATTTGTAAACAG GGTGGTGGAGCATTGCAGAAAAATAAAAGGCGGTCTGGGCTCTTCAACCAATGCCATGTCCTTACCAGAAGATCTTTCATTAACATGTCTCGTGACCTTGGCTACTATTGGTTGCGTCTAGGTATCTACATTTCACTTTCTATTGTACTTGGCTCTGTGTTTGTCCACATCGGGATGGACAATGGATCAATCCAG GCTAGAGGTTCACTGATGATGTTTGTGGCATCATTTCTAACCTTCATGGCCATTGGTGGATTCCCTTCTTTTGTAGAGGAAATGAAGGTATTCGAACGTGAAAGACTAAATGGGCACTACGGTGTCACTCCCTTTGTCATCGGAAATACTTTATCTGCTCTGCCATTCTTGGCACTGGTCGCACTTATTCCAGGCGCAATTACatatttccttccaagacttcaCCCTGGATATCAACATTTCTTGTTCTTCGTCATCATAATATTCGCTTGCATGATGTTGGTGGAGAGTTTAATGATGATTGTGGCAAGTGTGGTACCCAATTTCCTGATGGGAATCATAGTGGGTGCTGGAATTCAAGGGCTAATGATATTGGTTGGCGGCTTCTTCCGATTACCCTCTGATCTTCCCAAGCCAGTGTTTAAATTTCCCTTGTACTACATCGCTTTCCACAAGTATGCCTATCAGGGACTGTTTAAGAACGAGTTTGTAGGCTTGACTTTTCCCAATAATGTTCAAGCTGGAAATGGAAGCTCACCAACCATTACTGGTGAAGAAATTTTGAAGCAAACTTGGCGTattgaaatgacatactctaagtGGGTTGACCTTGCTATCTTGTTTGCAATGGTTGTGCTTTATCGAACATTGTTTTTGATCATCATCAAGACAACCGAGAAGAAAAAAGCGGTGATCGGAAAATTCATGTCGGCAACTTGGAAGGACAAAGCCCAAGTCACTAAGG ctaacgTCGTACCGGAATCCTCGACTAAAAAAAGGGAAGGATAA